The following proteins are co-located in the Chitinispirillum alkaliphilum genome:
- a CDS encoding Inositol-1-phosphate synthase: protein MGKIKIAIVGVGNCTSSLLQGIEYYRNRSAEEAIGLMHWDIGGYCPGDIEVVAAFDIDRRKVGMDINRAIFSKPNSTTVFCPDMPESGVVVEMGQVLDGVSEHMADYDENESFLMCENEQPDQQKVVQILKNSGAEMLLNYLPVGSEEATRFYAQCALDAGMGFINNIPVFIASDPQWAKKFEEQNLPIIGDDIKAQLGATITHRTLTDLFNKRGVKLERTYQLNTGGNTDFLNMLNKSRLKSKKESKTEAVQAVTAQRLTDRDIHVGPSDYVPWQNDQKICFIRMEGKMFGDVPMNLELRLSVEDSPNSAGVAIDSIRCCKLALNARRGGVLNAPSSYFCKHPPRQCTDEEAYRGVEEFIKEYNVQPTESVLRV from the coding sequence ATGGGAAAGATCAAGATAGCGATTGTGGGGGTAGGTAATTGTACCAGTTCTCTTCTCCAGGGCATAGAGTATTACCGCAACAGAAGTGCTGAGGAGGCTATAGGACTGATGCACTGGGACATCGGTGGGTATTGTCCCGGTGATATCGAAGTTGTTGCGGCTTTCGATATAGACAGACGCAAAGTAGGTATGGATATTAACAGGGCAATTTTTTCCAAACCCAATTCTACCACGGTTTTCTGTCCCGATATGCCCGAGTCAGGAGTGGTGGTTGAGATGGGACAGGTGTTGGACGGGGTTTCAGAGCATATGGCTGACTATGACGAAAATGAGTCATTTCTCATGTGTGAAAATGAACAGCCGGATCAGCAGAAAGTAGTACAGATCCTTAAAAACTCCGGTGCTGAGATGTTGCTTAATTATCTGCCGGTCGGTTCTGAGGAAGCTACAAGATTCTATGCCCAATGTGCTCTGGATGCCGGAATGGGTTTTATAAACAACATTCCCGTCTTTATTGCAAGTGATCCGCAGTGGGCGAAAAAATTTGAAGAGCAGAATTTGCCGATCATTGGAGATGATATCAAGGCTCAGCTGGGCGCAACTATCACTCACCGAACCCTTACTGATCTTTTCAACAAAAGGGGAGTGAAGCTTGAGCGCACATATCAGCTTAATACCGGCGGAAACACCGATTTTCTGAATATGCTTAATAAAAGCAGACTCAAATCAAAAAAAGAGTCCAAAACGGAAGCGGTTCAGGCTGTAACTGCACAGCGACTTACAGACAGAGATATTCATGTGGGACCAAGCGATTACGTTCCCTGGCAAAACGATCAGAAGATATGTTTCATCCGTATGGAAGGAAAAATGTTCGGTGATGTTCCAATGAATCTTGAGTTAAGACTTTCTGTTGAAGATTCGCCCAATTCCGCAGGTGTGGCGATAGATTCTATTCGCTGCTGCAAACTGGCACTTAATGCCCGCAGGGGTGGAGTGCTCAATGCTCCCTCATCATATTTCTGTAAACATCC
- a CDS encoding Sensor histidine kinase, giving the protein MCKLMIVLLISGVLFGGYGRADSVCYMQPVGWKIFSSETPVSNFTVQGNLLWYSNEEGVFSFDKRRNTLQSYSDLGGISASDVSSMTVDAAGRVWIGGPEGVAVRDGGFKVYNEQNGLPASNVLSLVAQTSGPVWVGTEDGLAQYNNGNWVIFKTEDGLASNRIQALAVDSSGSVWAGTNRGISVYNGSNWTTYDMNNGLSWNDTRALAVDSREGTVWAAVGERDINCFNGENWRIFMQIEPDITSIMADTHSRIWFGTKNGLLRFNGQEWIDDSERFGFQVEQVSGMYRDSQGNLWYGIESGVLKFDNPYPF; this is encoded by the coding sequence ATGTGTAAGTTAATGATTGTACTGTTGATTTCGGGAGTTTTATTTGGTGGTTACGGAAGAGCTGACTCGGTCTGTTATATGCAGCCGGTAGGTTGGAAAATTTTCTCTTCTGAGACACCAGTAAGCAATTTTACTGTTCAGGGAAATCTGCTCTGGTATTCAAATGAGGAAGGAGTTTTCTCGTTTGATAAAAGACGTAACACGCTTCAGAGTTACTCAGATTTGGGTGGTATTTCAGCCTCTGATGTCAGCAGTATGACCGTTGATGCCGCAGGACGGGTTTGGATTGGAGGACCTGAAGGGGTTGCGGTCAGAGATGGTGGTTTTAAAGTTTACAACGAACAGAATGGGCTTCCTGCCAGCAACGTGCTCTCTCTTGTGGCACAGACCTCAGGTCCTGTTTGGGTGGGTACAGAAGACGGATTGGCTCAGTACAATAACGGAAACTGGGTGATATTCAAAACTGAGGACGGCTTGGCCAGTAACAGAATTCAGGCTCTGGCAGTTGATAGCAGTGGCTCTGTTTGGGCTGGAACAAATCGTGGAATATCTGTTTATAACGGAAGTAACTGGACCACTTACGATATGAATAACGGCTTATCATGGAATGATACCAGAGCCCTTGCAGTAGACAGCAGGGAAGGCACGGTCTGGGCTGCTGTCGGCGAGAGAGATATTAACTGTTTCAATGGTGAAAACTGGCGCATTTTTATGCAGATTGAACCTGATATTACTTCGATAATGGCAGACACACACAGCAGAATTTGGTTTGGCACCAAAAACGGGTTATTGCGATTCAATGGTCAGGAGTGGATTGATGACTCGGAGAGGTTTGGTTTCCAGGTAGAGCAGGTTTCAGGGATGTATAGGGATAGTCAGGGGAATCTGTGGTATGGAATCGAGTCGGGAGTGCTGAAATTCGATAATCCTTACCCTTTTTAA